Genomic DNA from Paenibacillus sp. MBLB1832:
TGATGGGCATGGATAGGGGGATCATAATCCGCACCATAATCTTCATCTCGCTTGCACCGTCAATTCTGGCTGACTCCTCAAGTGCTTCCGGTATCGATTGAAAGTACGTTCGCATGATGATCAAATTATAGGTTCCAATCAGCCCTGGAAAGACCATGGAAATCCACGTATTCACGATCCCAAGTTGTTTCATGACCAAGTACGTGGGTATTAACCCTCCGCTGAAAAACATCGTAATCACGATCATGATCATCAAGCTATTCCTCAGCATCAGCCCTCTTCTCGACAATGCATACGCTAACGTCGTAGTAAAAATAAGATTGAGAGACGTTCCCACAATCGTGTAAACAATGGTGTTCCGATAGCCTATGAGAATAGGCTTGTTATGCAGCACGGCATAGTATGCATCGAATTGCAAGCCTAACGGACGATAAAGAATGTTGTTGTAACCAGCTAACTGTGATGGAACGCTAAGCGATGAAAAAATGATGTATAATAGCGGATAGCTCGCTGCAATCATGATGACAATTAGAATGCAGATGTTGACTATGTCGAACACTTTCTCAGCGACACTGCGATGGGTCTTCATACTATCACTCCTAGAACAAACTAGATTCTGAATATTTTTTGCTAAGCTTGTTGGCGCTTAAGAGGAAGATAAAATTCACTGCGGAGTTAAAAAATCCGACTGCTGTTGCATAGCTGTAATTGGCTTCAATAATTCCTTTTCGATACACAAAGGAAGAAATGACATCGGCTTTTTCATAAGTGGACGGCGAATAGAGCAAAATAACTTTCTCGAATCCCACATTCATCACAAACCCCATCCGTAAAATGAGCAAGATGATAATGGTCGGAAGCAATCCTGGTAGTGTGATGTGAATTAGCTGCTTCCACCGGCCTGCGCCATCTATTTTGGCTGCTTCATATAGGCTGGAATCAATACCGGTTAGCGCTGCAAGATAGATGATCGAGCCCCACCCGATTTCCTGCCAAATATCAGAGCCTACAAATATCGCGCGGAACCAATCGGCGTTCAGAAGCCAATTCTCACGAGGAACTCCCAGCACAGACAACACATCATTGAACAATCCTTGCTTT
This window encodes:
- a CDS encoding carbohydrate ABC transporter permease, with the translated sequence MKTHRSVAEKVFDIVNICILIVIMIAASYPLLYIIFSSLSVPSQLAGYNNILYRPLGLQFDAYYAVLHNKPILIGYRNTIVYTIVGTSLNLIFTTTLAYALSRRGLMLRNSLMIMIVITMFFSGGLIPTYLVMKQLGIVNTWISMVFPGLIGTYNLIIMRTYFQSIPEALEESARIDGASEMKIMVRIMIPLSMPIIAVMILYYGVGHWNSWFNASIYLTKSSLYPLQLVLRNILVTGNTDDLLTSLGTIKGRDMSEIVKSAAIVIATVPILVLYPFLTEVFRQGCHDRRNKRIRIPNGFAQDSFFNLHCSG
- a CDS encoding ABC transporter permease; translation: MNESIMSKMGSSILPRNKVNVLKRLTRDIIKNKAIYLIALPGIMYYIIYYYWPMLGVTIAFKSFVASKGVFGSPWIGLEHFVNFFKSYYFTRILRNTLVISFYSIVIGFPAPIILALLLNEVRNQVFKRVVQTVTYMPHFISVVVVSGMIIAFTQKQGLFNDVLSVLGVPRENWLLNADWFRAIFVGSDIWQEIGWGSIIYLAALTGIDSSLYEAAKIDGAGRWKQLIHITLPGLLPTIIILLILRMGFVMNVGFEKVILLYSPSTYEKADVISSFVYRKGIIEANYSYATAVGFFNSAVNFIFLLSANKLSKKYSESSLF